Proteins encoded together in one Candidatus Sulfotelmatobacter sp. window:
- a CDS encoding NADH-quinone oxidoreductase subunit J, translating into MNPVGTNPPVATPFFFYLLAATMIIGGILVITRKSAIHSAMALITALLAQAGLYLMLYAPFVAGVQIILYAGGIMVLFLFVIMLINMERSVKERQFNKQWLVGIAAAAALGGLFIGVYTASTKGKALFPEGRLTYGETQNTQQVATLLFDVNRGQYMFAFEIASLLLLVAIIGAVVMAKKRI; encoded by the coding sequence ATGAATCCCGTTGGGACAAATCCTCCGGTCGCGACTCCATTCTTCTTTTATCTGCTGGCTGCGACGATGATCATCGGCGGCATCCTGGTGATCACGCGGAAGAGCGCCATTCATTCGGCGATGGCGTTGATCACGGCGCTGCTGGCGCAGGCCGGACTTTACCTGATGCTCTATGCGCCGTTCGTCGCCGGCGTGCAAATCATTCTTTATGCCGGCGGAATCATGGTGCTGTTCCTGTTTGTGATCATGCTGATCAACATGGAGCGCTCGGTGAAAGAGCGGCAGTTCAACAAACAGTGGCTGGTCGGAATCGCTGCGGCGGCAGCTCTGGGCGGGCTTTTCATCGGCGTTTATACCGCCTCGACGAAAGGCAAAGCGCTCTTCCCGGAAGGCCGCCTGACTTACGGGGAAACGCAAAATACGCAACAAGTCGCGACCCTGCTGTTCGATGTGAATCGAGGGCAATACATGTTCGCCTTCGAAATCGCTTCCCTGCTGCTGCTGGTGGCGATTATCGGGGCGGTGGTAATGGCGAAGAAGAGGATTTGA
- a CDS encoding NADH-quinone oxidoreductase subunit N translates to MQWTDYLLALPITLLVLFALGILLIDLMMPKEMKWANAVTAFVGVLFSAAGVYKIQLWMAASPGSLGMMRTMLVDRFALFFFYLFLAATAIAILLSATYLEKEHENHGEYYALMLLSVAGMMCMAAGFDIVLIFIGLELMAISTYVLVGFLRRDRRSNEAALKYLLLGAFSSGIFAYGLSLLYGLSGSTSLAVINQQLAHTMNDPQYKPVAIVALVTTITGLLFKIAAIPFHQWAPDAYEGAPTSITGFMSVAVKAAGWAMLLRILVVGLMPMRPIWVPLLVFVAIATMTGANLAALTQTNTKRLLAYSSIAHVGYMLLGLIAGTATQLNPDGIKGILIYLLVYTFMNIGAFGVITALRHRNVIGDELDDLNGLYSRAPVEAVLMLIFMLSLAGIPPLAGFWGKYFIFLSLMESGHYALASLGVLYSVFGLYYYLKIANAMFMGKAEKGEETLPISLAMRVGIAVAGIATLYIGLLPNSSIELVNWALGIAQNPSVARLGH, encoded by the coding sequence GTGCAGTGGACTGACTATCTTCTGGCGCTGCCGATCACGCTGCTGGTGCTGTTCGCGCTGGGCATTCTGTTGATCGATTTGATGATGCCCAAAGAGATGAAATGGGCGAACGCGGTAACCGCATTCGTGGGCGTGCTGTTTTCTGCGGCCGGAGTTTATAAAATTCAGCTGTGGATGGCCGCGTCGCCCGGCAGCCTGGGCATGATGCGCACCATGCTGGTCGACCGGTTCGCCCTTTTTTTCTTTTATCTTTTTCTCGCTGCTACCGCCATTGCCATTCTTCTGTCGGCCACTTATCTGGAAAAAGAACACGAAAATCACGGCGAATATTATGCGTTGATGCTGCTCTCGGTGGCTGGAATGATGTGCATGGCCGCGGGCTTCGACATCGTCCTTATCTTTATTGGCCTCGAGTTGATGGCCATTTCCACTTATGTGCTCGTCGGCTTTCTGCGCCGCGACCGGCGATCGAACGAAGCCGCGCTGAAATACTTATTGCTTGGCGCATTCTCTTCCGGCATTTTTGCCTACGGACTTTCGTTGCTCTACGGATTATCCGGCAGCACCAGTCTGGCCGTCATCAACCAGCAACTCGCGCACACCATGAACGACCCGCAATACAAGCCGGTCGCCATCGTGGCGCTCGTAACTACGATTACCGGACTGCTTTTCAAAATTGCCGCCATCCCGTTTCATCAATGGGCTCCCGACGCGTATGAAGGCGCTCCCACCAGCATCACGGGTTTCATGTCGGTCGCAGTCAAGGCGGCGGGATGGGCCATGCTGCTGCGCATCCTCGTGGTCGGCCTCATGCCCATGCGGCCGATCTGGGTGCCGCTGCTGGTGTTCGTCGCCATCGCCACCATGACCGGCGCCAACCTCGCCGCCCTCACCCAGACCAACACCAAGCGCCTGCTCGCTTACTCGTCGATTGCGCACGTCGGCTACATGCTGCTCGGCCTCATCGCCGGCACCGCGACGCAACTCAATCCTGACGGCATCAAGGGCATCCTGATCTATCTGCTGGTCTACACGTTCATGAACATTGGAGCCTTCGGGGTGATCACGGCCCTCCGCCATCGCAACGTGATTGGTGACGAACTTGACGACCTTAACGGACTGTATTCGCGCGCGCCAGTCGAAGCCGTGCTGATGCTGATCTTCATGCTCTCGCTGGCCGGCATTCCGCCGCTGGCCGGATTTTGGGGCAAGTATTTTATCTTTCTCAGCCTGATGGAAAGCGGCCACTACGCACTGGCCTCGCTGGGCGTTCTCTACTCCGTTTTCGGGCTTTACTACTATCTGAAGATCGCTAACGCGATGTTCATGGGCAAGGCCGAGAAGGGCGAGGAGACGCTTCCCATCAGTCTCGCCATGCGCGTGGGGATCGCCGTAGCCGGGATCGCAACGCTCTATATCGGGCTGTTGCCGAATAGTTCCATCGAACTGGTGAATTGGGCGCTGGGGATTGCGCAAAATCCGAGCGTTGCCAGGCTGGGGCACTAG
- a CDS encoding AtpZ/AtpI family protein — MAPTSDQPNPDNKKNPWVQVGRYSQLALMLPAGTVVGWLLGSGVDRWLHTSWISVVGLLLGIAAGMIELIRTVLRDTK, encoded by the coding sequence ATGGCACCGACTTCCGATCAGCCGAATCCCGACAACAAGAAAAATCCCTGGGTGCAGGTGGGGCGCTACAGCCAACTAGCATTGATGCTGCCTGCGGGAACCGTTGTTGGCTGGCTGCTGGGCTCGGGCGTGGACCGCTGGCTGCATACCTCGTGGATCAGCGTCGTTGGTTTGTTGCTGGGTATTGCCGCCGGGATGATCGAACTGATCCGAACCGTGCTGCGGGATACGAAGTAA
- the atpB gene encoding F0F1 ATP synthase subunit A codes for MPEQLWFTEILNRLFHSQVTSFLRQLHIEPKHPLQPISNSFAMELLVFAFLLTSFLLLRSRLSVDSPGGLQHSFEALEDFVLGQSREIIGHHSEPYTAFFAIVFIFILVCNLIGIIPGLESPTGVSIVPLGCAICAFVYYHAQGFKHSGLKYLLHFFGPPMEGMPIWARIPMAILMLPIELVSHFARLLSLTVRLWANIFAGDLITLVFLSMIPIGVPIIFIGLHIVVAVLQAYVFMLLAIIYVSGAVAEEH; via the coding sequence ATGCCTGAACAACTCTGGTTTACCGAAATTCTGAATCGCCTGTTTCATAGTCAGGTCACGTCTTTTCTGCGGCAGCTGCATATTGAGCCCAAACATCCGCTGCAGCCCATCTCCAATTCCTTCGCGATGGAGCTGCTGGTGTTTGCATTCCTGCTGACGTCGTTCCTGCTGCTGCGCTCGCGGCTTTCGGTCGATTCCCCCGGAGGTCTACAGCACTCCTTCGAAGCCCTCGAAGATTTCGTGCTAGGCCAGAGTCGCGAAATCATCGGCCACCACAGCGAGCCTTACACGGCGTTTTTCGCTATCGTTTTTATCTTTATTCTGGTCTGCAATCTCATCGGCATAATTCCGGGCCTGGAGTCGCCAACCGGGGTTTCGATCGTTCCGCTGGGCTGCGCTATTTGCGCATTCGTGTATTACCATGCCCAGGGATTCAAGCATTCCGGCCTGAAGTATCTTTTGCACTTTTTCGGCCCCCCCATGGAAGGCATGCCGATCTGGGCCCGTATCCCCATGGCGATCCTAATGCTGCCCATCGAATTAGTGAGCCACTTCGCGCGCTTGCTGTCGCTGACCGTTCGTCTGTGGGCCAATATTTTCGCCGGCGATCTGATCACCCTCGTTTTCTTGTCCATGATTCCGATCGGCGTTCCAATCATCTTCATCGGGCTCCATATCGTGGTTGCGGTTTTGCAAGCTTACGTGTTCATGCTGCTGGCGATTATTTACGTTTCGGGGGCAGTGGCGGAGGAACATTAG
- a CDS encoding ATP synthase F0 subunit C, with protein sequence MRSLSRLFMYLSALCFAMPAFAQGGGGGETNWIAITAGFSMAIASAVCGLAQGKAVASATESLARNPAARPGIQFALILGLVLIESLALYTLAIIFLKVK encoded by the coding sequence ATGCGTAGCTTAAGCCGTTTGTTCATGTATCTGTCCGCACTCTGCTTCGCCATGCCTGCCTTCGCGCAGGGCGGCGGGGGTGGCGAAACCAACTGGATCGCCATTACCGCCGGATTTTCAATGGCTATTGCCTCAGCCGTCTGCGGCTTGGCCCAAGGCAAGGCCGTGGCATCTGCCACCGAATCCCTGGCCCGCAACCCAGCCGCGCGCCCTGGCATTCAGTTTGCACTGATTCTGGGCCTCGTGCTCATTGAATCGCTGGCGCTCTACACGTTGGCGATTATCTTTCTGAAGGTGAAGTAG
- the nuoK gene encoding NADH-quinone oxidoreductase subunit NuoK has translation MLHITTLHYLVLGAALFLLGVIGVLTRRNVVIVLMSIELILNAVNLNLVAFSRYWQGIHGPSALHGQVFAIFVITDAAAEAAVGLGILIAFFRNKETVNVDEVNLLKW, from the coding sequence ATGCTCCACATCACGACGCTGCACTATCTGGTGCTCGGCGCGGCCCTGTTTCTGCTGGGGGTGATCGGTGTGCTCACGCGACGCAACGTGGTTATTGTGTTGATGTCGATTGAGCTGATTTTGAATGCCGTGAATTTGAATCTGGTTGCGTTTTCGCGTTACTGGCAGGGCATCCATGGGCCGTCTGCGCTGCACGGGCAGGTATTCGCGATTTTCGTAATTACCGATGCCGCTGCCGAAGCTGCGGTAGGACTGGGCATCCTAATCGCCTTCTTCCGTAACAAGGAGACGGTGAACGTGGACGAAGTGAATTTATTGAAGTGGTAG
- a CDS encoding NADH-quinone oxidoreductase subunit M — protein sequence MQNHILSIILFTPLLGALVLLFVPKENKDAIRWIANVFALGGFLISLPLVPRFWALVQAQDPAPFKFVEGAPGNWIPSIGAGYVLGIDGISFLLIMLTTLLGWISILSSWTAIENRVKEYYIWFLFLQTGMLGVFMALDFFLFFVFWEAMLVPMYLLIGIWGGPRKLYAAIKFFLYTLAGSVLMLLGILFLYFHHYSVTHVYTFSLQALYETAPRIYSDYGPNVATLLFLSFFFAFAIKVPMFPFHTWLPDAHVEAPTAGSVILAGVLLKMGTYGFIRFSLPFFPKVLADTTTHLGMTVRGWMIFLSIVGIIYGALVSLMQKDMKKLVAYSSVSHLGFCTLGIFALTPIGISGSVLQQINHGISTGALFLIVGILYERRHTREIAEYGGISNVMPVYATITMIMFLSSMGLPLLNGFVGEFTILQGTFMENWKWGAWAVPGVVLAAAYLLWLYQRVFFGTVTNPKNEKLHDLTPREVATFVPLLIMAFWIGLYPKPFFQILEQPANHTIALARPDYPQPAPVPANAAAEPLKIGPGLIPADSYGKSSAVSTDPKMKRVN from the coding sequence ATGCAGAATCACATCCTATCCATCATTCTTTTCACGCCGCTGCTGGGGGCGCTGGTTCTCCTGTTTGTTCCCAAGGAGAATAAGGACGCCATTCGCTGGATCGCGAACGTCTTCGCGCTCGGCGGGTTTCTGATCTCTCTCCCGCTGGTACCCCGGTTCTGGGCGCTGGTGCAGGCGCAGGATCCGGCTCCGTTCAAGTTCGTCGAGGGCGCTCCGGGCAACTGGATCCCCTCCATCGGCGCGGGCTATGTGCTGGGCATTGATGGCATTTCGTTTCTGCTCATCATGCTGACCACGCTGCTGGGCTGGATTTCGATTCTTTCCTCGTGGACCGCCATCGAGAATCGGGTCAAGGAATACTACATCTGGTTTCTGTTTTTGCAGACCGGGATGCTGGGCGTTTTCATGGCGCTCGATTTCTTCCTCTTTTTCGTTTTCTGGGAAGCGATGCTGGTGCCGATGTACCTGCTGATCGGCATTTGGGGCGGGCCGCGCAAGCTCTATGCCGCGATAAAGTTTTTCCTGTACACGCTGGCCGGATCGGTGCTGATGCTGCTGGGCATTCTGTTCCTGTACTTCCATCATTACTCGGTTACTCACGTTTACACTTTCTCGTTGCAGGCGCTCTATGAAACGGCACCGCGCATTTATTCCGACTACGGGCCGAATGTCGCGACTCTGCTGTTCCTGAGTTTCTTCTTCGCCTTCGCCATTAAAGTGCCCATGTTTCCGTTTCACACGTGGCTGCCGGACGCGCACGTGGAAGCCCCGACCGCCGGATCGGTCATTCTGGCGGGCGTTCTGCTGAAGATGGGGACGTATGGCTTCATCCGCTTCTCGCTTCCCTTTTTCCCCAAAGTTCTCGCAGACACCACTACGCACTTGGGCATGACGGTGCGCGGCTGGATGATTTTTCTCTCGATCGTCGGGATTATCTATGGGGCGCTGGTTTCGCTCATGCAAAAAGACATGAAGAAGCTGGTCGCTTACTCATCGGTCAGCCACTTAGGATTCTGCACGCTGGGAATTTTCGCGCTCACGCCAATCGGTATCAGCGGGTCGGTGCTTCAGCAGATCAACCACGGCATCTCGACCGGAGCGCTCTTCTTGATTGTCGGAATTCTGTATGAGCGGCGGCACACACGCGAGATCGCGGAATACGGCGGCATTTCGAATGTGATGCCGGTCTATGCGACGATCACCATGATTATGTTTTTGTCGTCGATGGGACTGCCGCTGCTGAACGGCTTCGTCGGCGAGTTCACCATCCTGCAAGGCACGTTCATGGAAAACTGGAAGTGGGGCGCATGGGCTGTGCCGGGCGTGGTTCTGGCGGCCGCGTATCTGCTCTGGCTCTACCAACGTGTTTTCTTCGGGACGGTTACGAATCCGAAGAATGAAAAACTGCACGATCTGACGCCGCGGGAGGTAGCGACGTTCGTTCCGCTCTTAATTATGGCCTTCTGGATCGGGCTCTATCCCAAACCGTTCTTCCAGATTCTCGAGCAGCCCGCGAACCATACGATCGCGCTGGCGCGGCCGGATTATCCGCAGCCGGCTCCGGTCCCGGCGAACGCCGCTGCCGAACCGTTGAAAATCGGTCCAGGTTTGATACCCGCGGACAGCTATGGCAAATCGTCAGCGGTTTCAACGGACCCGAAAATGAAGAGGGTCAACTAA
- the nuoH gene encoding NADH-quinone oxidoreductase subunit NuoH, with the protein MAGFILTTSGLAAYVPTIHDVIEYIQSYLASDKTPGAAGNIFWATVYILLVFGGLSVAVIAMNWLERKILAHMQVRLGPMRVGPHGLLQPIADALKLLLKEDIIPAEADKLVFWIAPFIVVLAAFTVFVVVPFGPQHAITDMNIGILFMLGVSSLSVLGIVTAGWASNSHYPLIGALRSSAQMVSYEVAMGLAVVSVIIMTSLETGTGTLSMIGIVQAQQAAGEWYIFKFFPLGLIGFFIFAIAMVAETNRAPFDLPEAESELTAGFHTEYSGFRWSLFFLAEYSAMIAVSSIAVTLWLGGWLRPFPNALSGPTWDLVFSLFPGITFLLFAAICFYNTARMPKHPLFKVQTIGLAGFGVVLGFIGMAMFIPPVRDRVGDIFWFCAKVAAFMYLYIWYRGTFPRYRFDQLMKVGWKVLLPTGLALLILTAVVAMRAELWAQLTGVRP; encoded by the coding sequence ATGGCCGGATTCATCTTGACCACGAGCGGATTGGCTGCATACGTCCCGACGATCCATGACGTGATCGAGTACATCCAGTCCTACCTCGCAAGCGACAAAACTCCTGGGGCCGCGGGCAATATCTTCTGGGCCACGGTTTACATCCTGCTCGTGTTCGGCGGACTCTCGGTCGCTGTGATCGCGATGAACTGGCTGGAGCGCAAGATTCTGGCGCACATGCAGGTGCGGCTGGGGCCGATGCGCGTAGGCCCGCACGGACTGCTGCAACCGATTGCCGACGCTCTCAAATTGTTGCTGAAAGAAGACATCATCCCGGCCGAAGCCGACAAACTGGTGTTCTGGATCGCGCCATTCATCGTCGTGCTGGCGGCGTTTACTGTGTTCGTCGTTGTGCCGTTCGGGCCGCAGCACGCCATTACCGACATGAACATCGGCATCCTCTTCATGCTCGGCGTTTCATCGTTGAGCGTGCTTGGAATCGTCACCGCAGGATGGGCCTCAAACTCTCACTATCCGCTGATCGGTGCGCTGCGTTCGAGCGCGCAGATGGTTTCGTATGAAGTCGCGATGGGACTGGCAGTGGTCTCGGTCATTATCATGACGAGCCTGGAAACGGGCACCGGCACTCTCAGCATGATCGGCATTGTGCAGGCGCAGCAGGCGGCGGGCGAATGGTACATTTTCAAATTCTTCCCCCTCGGCCTGATCGGATTTTTTATCTTCGCGATCGCGATGGTGGCCGAGACCAACCGCGCGCCTTTCGATCTGCCGGAGGCCGAGTCCGAGTTGACCGCAGGGTTCCACACCGAGTACTCGGGCTTCCGGTGGTCATTATTTTTCCTGGCAGAATATTCCGCAATGATCGCCGTCTCGTCCATCGCGGTCACGCTGTGGCTGGGCGGATGGCTGCGGCCGTTTCCCAACGCGCTCAGCGGCCCCACATGGGACTTAGTCTTCTCCCTCTTCCCCGGAATCACATTCCTGCTTTTCGCCGCGATCTGCTTCTACAACACCGCGCGAATGCCAAAGCATCCGCTCTTCAAGGTTCAAACCATTGGCTTGGCCGGGTTTGGAGTTGTGCTCGGATTTATCGGGATGGCGATGTTCATTCCGCCGGTGCGCGACCGGGTCGGCGACATTTTCTGGTTCTGCGCCAAAGTTGCCGCGTTCATGTACCTGTATATCTGGTATCGTGGCACGTTCCCGCGATATCGCTTCGACCAACTCATGAAAGTAGGATGGAAAGTTCTGCTGCCGACCGGATTGGCGCTATTGATCCTGACCGCGGTTGTCGCCATGCGGGCCGAACTCTGGGCCCAACTGACAGGAGTGCGCCCATGA
- the nuoL gene encoding NADH-quinone oxidoreductase subunit L, producing MLFLDHIYLIPLFPAIGAALMFFFGRRLQKSTVSAVCVGTIVLAFLMACGAVLQYVNNWAPAHNHQPYEKILYTWLGTDIGHLNFQKSDGSSAPFQADAGFLLDPLSSIWLLFVTGVGMLIHIYSTGYMAHEEGYYRFFGYLNLFMFSMLTLILANNYVLMFVGWEGVGLCSYLLIGFYFHRKSASDAAAKAFIVNRIGDAGFILGMFFIAWLMGSLRFIDVTAAARSGHFAIGDPIITAATLLLFVGACGKSAQLPLYVWLPDAMEGPTPVSALIHAATMVTAGVYMVARSNALFVLAPKSMLVVAIVGALTAIFAASIGLVQNDIKRVLAYSTVSQLGYMFLALGVGAFAAGVFHVFTHAFFKALLFLGAGSVIHAMSGEQDMRNMGGLHQRIPITHATMFIATLAIAGIFPFAGFFSKDAILWETWSREAGAFRVLWYVGYATALMTSFYMFRLMYLTFHGHGRMSHEVEHHIHESPKSMIVPLVVLAVCALGAGWLGWPHSLGGSDRFTKFLEPVFAGEAQTLTEEGKAGQLAAGEKEEEKNTSTEWLLMGLSLAAAGAGWAMAWRSYRNADKGYSEPIAAAAPPLYNTLLNKYYVDQGYDYLFTGRRKMGDLRLGVLGLGEASAWFDTNVIDGAVNAAGWMTRLTATISSWWDKWIIDGIGVNGPAILARMLSYPARLFEWGLVQWYALVMTAGLVGFAFYYVYH from the coding sequence ATGCTATTTCTCGATCACATTTATCTCATCCCGCTCTTCCCCGCCATCGGCGCGGCGCTGATGTTTTTTTTCGGGCGCCGGCTACAGAAGTCGACGGTGAGCGCGGTTTGCGTGGGCACGATCGTGCTGGCCTTTCTGATGGCATGCGGCGCGGTGCTGCAATACGTCAACAACTGGGCTCCGGCCCACAATCATCAGCCCTACGAAAAGATTCTCTACACCTGGCTCGGCACTGACATCGGACATCTCAACTTCCAAAAATCCGACGGATCTTCGGCGCCTTTCCAGGCCGACGCCGGATTTCTCCTCGACCCGCTCTCCAGCATCTGGCTGCTATTCGTGACCGGTGTGGGGATGCTGATCCATATTTATTCCACCGGATACATGGCGCATGAGGAGGGGTACTACCGCTTCTTCGGATACCTCAACCTCTTCATGTTCTCGATGCTGACGCTGATTCTGGCCAATAACTATGTGCTCATGTTCGTTGGCTGGGAAGGCGTCGGGCTGTGCTCGTATCTGCTGATCGGATTTTATTTTCATCGCAAGTCAGCCAGCGACGCCGCCGCCAAGGCTTTCATCGTCAATCGCATCGGCGATGCGGGATTTATTCTCGGCATGTTCTTCATCGCCTGGTTGATGGGATCATTGCGCTTCATCGATGTGACGGCCGCCGCGCGCAGCGGGCACTTCGCAATCGGCGACCCAATCATTACCGCGGCCACGCTTCTGCTGTTTGTGGGCGCATGCGGGAAGTCGGCGCAGCTTCCGCTTTATGTCTGGCTGCCTGATGCGATGGAAGGGCCTACGCCGGTTTCCGCGCTGATCCATGCGGCGACCATGGTCACGGCGGGCGTTTACATGGTCGCGCGATCGAACGCGCTGTTCGTGCTTGCCCCGAAGTCGATGCTGGTCGTCGCCATCGTCGGGGCGCTGACGGCCATCTTTGCCGCATCAATCGGGCTGGTACAAAACGATATCAAGCGGGTGCTCGCCTACTCCACCGTTTCGCAACTCGGTTACATGTTTCTGGCGCTGGGCGTGGGCGCGTTTGCGGCCGGCGTTTTTCACGTCTTCACGCATGCATTCTTTAAAGCGCTGCTCTTCCTCGGCGCGGGCTCGGTGATTCACGCCATGAGCGGCGAGCAGGATATGCGCAACATGGGCGGCCTGCACCAGCGCATCCCCATCACGCATGCGACTATGTTCATCGCGACACTGGCGATAGCGGGAATTTTTCCCTTTGCCGGATTTTTCTCGAAAGATGCGATTCTGTGGGAAACATGGTCGCGCGAAGCGGGCGCATTCCGCGTTTTGTGGTATGTGGGCTATGCGACCGCGTTGATGACGTCGTTTTATATGTTCCGGCTGATGTATCTGACCTTTCACGGCCACGGGCGCATGAGCCATGAGGTCGAACATCATATTCACGAGTCGCCGAAGTCGATGATCGTGCCGTTAGTCGTGCTGGCAGTTTGCGCGCTCGGCGCCGGATGGCTGGGCTGGCCGCACAGCCTGGGCGGGTCCGACCGGTTCACGAAATTTCTGGAGCCGGTATTCGCCGGAGAAGCGCAGACTCTGACGGAAGAAGGCAAGGCCGGGCAACTCGCAGCCGGCGAAAAAGAGGAAGAGAAAAACACCAGCACGGAATGGCTCCTGATGGGACTATCGCTCGCCGCGGCAGGAGCGGGATGGGCCATGGCGTGGCGCAGCTATCGGAATGCCGACAAAGGTTATTCCGAGCCGATAGCGGCCGCCGCTCCGCCTTTGTACAACACGCTGCTCAACAAATATTACGTGGACCAAGGCTATGATTACCTCTTCACTGGCCGGCGCAAAATGGGAGACCTGCGACTCGGTGTATTGGGCTTAGGAGAGGCCAGTGCTTGGTTCGACACGAATGTGATCGACGGCGCCGTCAACGCCGCGGGATGGATGACCCGCCTAACGGCCACAATTTCCAGTTGGTGGGATAAGTGGATCATTGACGGCATTGGCGTAAACGGCCCTGCGATTCTGGCGCGCATGTTAAGTTATCCCGCTCGGCTATTCGAGTGGGGACTGGTGCAATGGTATGCGCTGGTCATGACCGCGGGGTTGGTAGGTTTTGCGTTTTATTACGTGTATCACTGA
- a CDS encoding NADH-quinone oxidoreductase subunit D has product MTDPNTLSPLDLDTPDKTFLDANELVINMGPQHPATHGVLRVILRLDGEKVLGLECVIGYLHRGVEKIAENRTYTMFNPYVDRMDYVAAVSNGLGYCEAVEKLLNVEAPPRAQYVRVILTELNRMASHQLWLGTHALDIGAITPLFYTFRDREEILKIFEKYCGARLTTHAFRIGGLQYETYEGFEQEVRNFVKFVRPKIDEYEELLTTNRIWLERTKGVGTISAKDAIALGVTGPVLRASGVKWDIRKAQPYANYKNFEFDIPTGEHGDTYDRYIVRMAEFRQSLRIIEQAVENIPEGPIMAKVPKVMKPPVGEIYHSIEAPKGELGYFVVSDGSTQPYRVRVRPPSFVNLQALDMMCRGQLVADVIAVIGTLDIVLGEVDR; this is encoded by the coding sequence ATGACCGACCCCAACACACTCTCGCCGCTCGACCTGGACACGCCGGACAAGACGTTTCTGGATGCGAACGAACTGGTCATCAATATGGGCCCGCAGCATCCCGCGACGCACGGCGTGTTGCGTGTGATTCTGCGGCTGGATGGCGAAAAGGTTCTTGGGCTGGAGTGCGTGATCGGATATCTGCATCGCGGCGTCGAGAAAATTGCCGAGAACCGCACCTACACGATGTTCAATCCCTATGTCGACCGCATGGATTACGTCGCGGCGGTCTCGAACGGGCTGGGATATTGCGAGGCGGTCGAAAAGCTGCTTAATGTGGAAGCGCCGCCGCGGGCGCAATACGTCCGCGTGATTCTGACCGAATTGAATCGCATGGCCAGCCATCAGCTTTGGCTGGGAACTCACGCGCTAGACATTGGCGCGATTACGCCACTCTTTTATACATTTCGCGACCGCGAAGAGATTCTCAAAATTTTCGAGAAGTATTGCGGTGCGCGGCTTACCACACATGCGTTTCGCATTGGCGGATTGCAATATGAAACTTACGAAGGCTTCGAGCAGGAAGTAAGAAACTTCGTCAAGTTCGTGCGGCCGAAGATCGACGAGTACGAGGAACTGCTCACCACGAACCGCATCTGGCTGGAACGCACCAAGGGCGTGGGAACAATTTCTGCTAAAGACGCGATCGCGCTGGGCGTAACCGGGCCGGTGCTGCGCGCGAGCGGCGTGAAGTGGGACATTCGCAAAGCGCAGCCCTACGCTAACTACAAGAATTTCGAATTCGATATTCCGACGGGCGAGCACGGCGACACATACGACCGGTACATCGTGCGCATGGCGGAGTTCCGGCAGTCGCTGCGGATTATCGAGCAGGCAGTCGAGAACATTCCCGAGGGGCCGATCATGGCGAAGGTGCCGAAGGTGATGAAGCCGCCGGTGGGCGAGATCTATCACTCGATCGAAGCGCCGAAGGGCGAGCTGGGATATTTCGTCGTAAGCGACGGCTCGACTCAACCCTACCGCGTGCGAGTGCGGCCGCCGAGCTTTGTAAATTTGCAGGCGCTTGACATGATGTGCCGCGGGCAACTTGTCGCTGATGTGATCGCGGTGATCGGCACGCTCGACATTGTTCTGGGCGAGGTAGACCGCTAA
- a CDS encoding ATP synthase subunit I, whose translation MSGDTSAMLGQAQTEGHSPCDDIYAGALDRIRNSMIALAVIFSATAWWKFGRPAALGFFLGCVIAYLNFHWLKNGVAHLADRVTDTSERQSGAGTVARFLLRYVLLAAVAYGILTSFPASLRGLLAGLFLPVGAIACEAAYELYLAVVRGI comes from the coding sequence ATGTCTGGCGACACATCAGCGATGCTTGGGCAGGCGCAAACCGAAGGCCACTCCCCGTGTGACGACATCTACGCGGGCGCGCTCGACCGCATTCGCAATTCGATGATCGCTCTTGCCGTGATCTTCTCTGCCACGGCATGGTGGAAATTCGGGCGCCCGGCGGCTCTCGGATTCTTTCTCGGATGCGTCATTGCCTATCTCAACTTCCATTGGCTCAAGAATGGCGTCGCGCACCTGGCCGACAGGGTTACCGATACCAGCGAACGGCAGTCAGGCGCTGGGACCGTCGCCAGGTTCTTGCTCCGCTATGTGTTGTTAGCGGCCGTCGCGTACGGTATACTAACCAGTTTTCCCGCAAGCCTCAGGGGACTGTTGGCGGGCTTGTTCCTGCCCGTAGGCGCGATCGCCTGCGAAGCAGCGTACGAATTGTACCTAGCGGTAGTGCGCGGAATTTAA